A stretch of Prionailurus bengalensis isolate Pbe53 chromosome E4, Fcat_Pben_1.1_paternal_pri, whole genome shotgun sequence DNA encodes these proteins:
- the SELE gene encoding E-selectin translates to MTRTLEVMTASRLLPALTLVLLLLKGSGAWSYNASTEIMTFDEASAYCQQRYTHLVAIQNQEEIQYLNSILSYSPTYYWIGIRKVNNTWTWIGTQKPLTEEAQNWAPGEPNNKQSNEDCVEIYIKRDKDAGKWNDERCSKKKLALCYTAACTPTSCSGHGECVETVNNYTCECYPGFKGLRCEQAVTCQAREAPEHGSLVCTHPLGTFSYNSFCSVSCEKGYLPSSTEATRCTSTGEWSAPVPACNVVECDALTNPANGVMDCSQSSGNFPWNTTCAFECEAGFELMGSQRLQCTSSGKWDDEKPTCKAFQCKALSRPERGYVSCLPAASGSFQKGSSCEFFCEQGFVLKGSKKLQCGPTGEWDSEEPTCEAVKCDAVRQPQRGSVTCTHSPAGEFTYKSSCAFSCEEGFKLRGSAQVECTSQGQWTQEVPSCQAVRCSGLAALGKMNVSCDGEPAFGAVCAFACPEGWTLNGSAALTCDATGHWSGTPPTCEAPTESSIPLAVGLTAAGTSLMTVASFVLWLLKRLRRRAKKFVPASSCQSLQSDGSYQMPSESL, encoded by the exons TGCTTCTCCTGCTTAAAGGGAGCGGAGCCTGGTCTTACAACGCCTCCACAGAAATCATGACTTTCGACGAAGCTAGTGCGTATTGCCAGCAACGGTACACGCATCTGGTCGCGATTCAAAACCAGGAAGAGATTCAGTACCTGAACTCCATCTTGAGCTACTCGCCAACTTACTACTGGATCGGAATCAGAAAGGTCAACAATACGTGGACCTGGATAGGGACCCAGAAGCCTCTGACCGAAGAAGCCCAGAACTGGGCTCCTGGTGAACCGAACAATAAGCAAAGCAATGAGGACTGTGTGGAGATCTACATCAAGAGAGACAAGGACGCGGGCAAGTGGAATGACGAGAGATGTAGCAAAAAGAAGCTTGCCTTGTGTTACACAG CTGCCTGTACCCCCACATCCTGCAGTGGCCACGGCGAGTGTGTGGAGACCGTCAACAACTACACGTGCGAGTGCTACCCCGGCTTCAAGGGACTCAGGTGCGAGCAAG CGGTGACCTGTCAAGCGCGGGAAGCCCCCGAGCACGGAAGCCTGGTTTGCACCCACCCTCTGGGGACCTTCAGCTACAATTCTTTTTGCTCTGTCAGCTGCGAAAAGGGCTACCTCCCAAGCAGCACAGAGGCCACGCGGTGCACGTCCACGGGAGAATGGAGCGCCCCCGTTCCTGCCTGCAATG TGGTCGAGTGCGATGCTCTGACAAATCCTGCCAACGGAGTCATGGACTGTTCCCAAAGCTCTGGAAACTTCCCATGGAACACGACTTGTGCCTTTGAGTGTGAAGCAGGATTTGAACTAATGGGATCCCAGCGCCTCCAGTGTACCTCATCCGGGAAATGGGACGACGAGAAGCCAACGTGTAAAG CTTTTCAGTGCAAAGCCTTGTCCCGCCCAGAGAGAGGCTACGTGAGTTGtcttcctgctgcttctggaAGTTTCCAAAAGGGGTCCAGCTGTGAGTTCTTCTGCGAACAGGGATTTGTCTTGAAGGGATCCAAAAAGCTCCAGTGTGGCCCTACAGGCGAATGGGACAGTGAGGAGCCCACGTGTGAAG CTGTGAAGTGTGATGCCGTCCGGCAGCCCCAGCGTGGCTCTGTGACATGTACCCATTCCCCCGCTGGAGAGTTCACCTACAAGTCCTCCTGTGCCTTCAGCTGTGAGGAAGGCTTCAAATTGCGTGGGTCAGCTCAAGTCGAGTGCACATCTCAGGGCCAGTGGACGCAGGAAGTCCCCTCCTGCCAAG CCGTACGATGTTCGGGACTGGCAGCGTTGGGAAAAATGAACGTGAGCTGTGACGGGGAGCCAGCGTTTGGCGCTGTGTGTGCGTTCGCGTGTCCCGAGGGGTGGACCCTCAACGGCTCCGCAGCTCTGACGTGCGATGCCACGGGACACTGGTCCGGGACGCCGCCTACCTGCGAAG ctccCACTGAGTCCAGCATTCCCTTGGCTGTTGGACTCACCGCTGCTGGGACCTCCCTCATGACGGTAGCATCGTTTGTCCTCTGGCTTCTGAAACGCCTGCGGAGGAGAG cAAAGAAATTTGTTCCTGCCAG CAGCTGCCAAAGCCTCCAATCAGATGGATCCTACCAGATGCCTTCTGAGTCCCTTTAA